A single window of Vespa crabro chromosome 23, iyVesCrab1.2, whole genome shotgun sequence DNA harbors:
- the LOC124432005 gene encoding cytochrome b-c1 complex subunit 8: MGLKFGNLYKLRGIVYFRLSPHEQKAFKGFISEGVPNIIRRFHSSVFRYLPVFALNYMVYLWAIEKHHKLSRKDHSLYKDDV, encoded by the exons ATGGGTCTGAAGTTTGGAAATTTGTACAAACTAAGAGGGATCGTCTATTTCCGTTTAAGCCCTCACGAACAGAAAGCTTTCAAGGGTTTTATATCAGAGGGTGTTCCAAATATTATTAGACGATTCCATAGCAGTGTATTTCGTTATTTACCAG TATTTGCTCTAAACTATATGGTATACCTATGGGCCATAGAAAAGCATCACAAATTGAGCCGTAAAGATCATAGTCTTTACAAGGATGacgtttaa